A single Perca flavescens isolate YP-PL-M2 chromosome 2, PFLA_1.0, whole genome shotgun sequence DNA region contains:
- the LOC114573276 gene encoding LOW QUALITY PROTEIN: E3 ubiquitin-protein ligase TRIM21-like (The sequence of the model RefSeq protein was modified relative to this genomic sequence to represent the inferred CDS: deleted 1 base in 1 codon; substituted 1 base at 1 genomic stop codon) — MAEASCRLSEDQFLCPICLDVFTDPVTTSCGHNFCKNCITENWDVNAQYLCLMCKKVFNTRPELLINTFISEMVAQFRQSAQQKASSSSSEQQVSKPGEVPCDVCTGTKLKAPKYCLVCLVSYCETHLLPHLTMSGLKRHQLIDPVENLEGRMCTKHDKPLELFCKTDQTCVCMLCTVSDHKMHDVVPLKEGHKEIKAQLEAEIQQMIQKRRLKIQEIKHSVDLSEEDADREIAEGVQVFTSLMESVERGLNELINTIKEKQKTTEKQAEAFIKELEQEISELMKRSTEVEQLSRSEDHLHLLQSVQSLNIQQPPPTEDWTEVSLRPSSYEGTVVKAVVQLEETLSKEMKKLLEADLKRVQQYAVDVTLDPDTAHPQLILSDDGKQVNSGDVMKNLPNNPERFSLNPCVLGEQSFSSGSFYFKVKXVKGKTEWDLGVVRESINRKEDIPLSPEDGYWTIWLRKKMKYKALADPRVLLSLNSPPQKVGVFVDYEEGLVSFYDVDAAALIYSFTGCSFTERLFPYFNPGLNNGGKNSAPLIITHF; from the exons ATGGCTGAAGCCAGTTGTCGACTCTCTGAAGATCAGTTTCTGTGCCCtatctgtctggatgtgttcaCTGATCCTGTCACCACATCATGTGGACACAACTTCTGCAAAAACTGCATTACTGAAAACTGGGATGTCAATGCCCAGTATCTGTGTCTGATGTGTAAAAAGGTTTTCAACACAAGGCCTGAGCTGCTCATTAACACTTTCATCTCTGAGATGGTCGCTCAGTTCAGACAGTCAGCTCAACagaaagccagcagcagcagctcagagcaACAAGTGTCCAAACCAGGAGAAGTTCCCTGTGACGTCTGCACTGGAACCAAACTGAAGGCCCCGAAGTACTGCCTGGTGTGCCTGGTCTCCTACTGTGAGACTCACCTGCTGCCTCATCTGACCATGTCAGGTCTGAAAAGACATCAGCTGATCGACCCTGTGGAGAACCTGGAAGGCAGGATGTGTACGAAGCACGATAAACCTCTGGAGCTGTTCTGTAAGACCGACCAGACATGTGTCTGCATGCTCTGCACTGTTTCAGACCACAAGATGCATGATGTTGTTCCTCTGAAAGAAGGACATAAAGAAATTAAAGCCCAGCTGGAGGCTGAAATTCAgcagatgatccagaagagaCGACTGAAGATTCAGGAGATCAAACACTCAGTCGACCTCAGTGAggaagatgcagacagagagatagcagaaggtgttcaggtcttcacttctctgatggagtctgttgagagaggcctgaatgagctcatcaacaccatcaaagagaagcagaaaacaacagaaaaacaggctgaagctttcatcaaagagctggaacaggaaatctctgagctgatgaagagaagcactgaggtggagcagctctCACGCTCTGAAGaccacctccatcttctccagagTGTCCAGTCCCTAAACATCCAACAACCTCCACCCACCGAGGACTGGACAGAAGTCAGCCTCCGTCCATCATCATATGAGGGGACTGTGGTGAAAGCTGTGGTTCAGCTGGAGGAGACACTCAGTAAAGAGATGAAGAAGCTGCTTGAAGCCGATCTGAAGAGGGTCCAGCAGTATGCAGTGGATGTGACTCTTGATCCTGATACAGCACATCCTCAACTCATCCTGTCTGATGATGGGAAACAAGTGAATTCTGGTGATGTAATGAAAAATCTcccaaacaacccagagagatTTTCTCTCAatccctgtgttttaggagagcagagtttctcttcaggcagtttttactttaaagttaag taagttaaagGAAAGACTGAATGGGATTTAGGAGTGGTCAGAGAGTCGATCAACAGGAAGGAAGACATCCCACTTAGCCCTGAGGATGGTTACTGGACTATAtggttgaggaaaaaaatgaaatacaaagcTCTTGCTGACCCTCGTGTCCTTCTCTCTCTAAACTCTCCTCctcagaaggtgggggtgtttgtggattatgaggagggtctggtctccTTTTATGACGTAGATGCTGCAGCTCTTATCTACTCCTTTACTGGCTGCTCCTTCACTGAGAGACTCTTCCCGTACTTCAATCCTGGTCTGAATAATGGTGGTAAAAACTCTGCACCTCTGATCATCactcatttttaa